The following coding sequences lie in one Aspergillus puulaauensis MK2 DNA, chromosome 3, nearly complete sequence genomic window:
- a CDS encoding uncharacterized protein (COG:G;~EggNog:ENOG410PFMD;~InterPro:IPR020846,IPR011701,IPR036259;~PFAM:PF07690;~TransMembrane:12 (i98-118o138-157i169-186o192-215i227-250o256-275i333-352o372-391i412-432o444-469i481-499o505-527i);~antiSMASH:Cluster_3.3;~go_function: GO:0022857 - transmembrane transporter activity [Evidence IEA];~go_process: GO:0055085 - transmembrane transport [Evidence IEA]) has protein sequence MTNFTSQLLPSTTFGTLGRWISGGRLFQFPEEKPGYVLPEGYSSVSVSRESVRETQQGIPIKDEHSLDTERTTGMMLVTWSDTADPANPHCWPWWVKAMVYFQINFYTLVVYMASSIFSAAQPEFEAIYGLSKAQGSLGLGLVLLGYGLGALLLSPLSEIPSIGRNPPYTISLALFVLVSGLAVAVDNAAGFLVLRFLQGFFGSPCLATGAASLTDMTEMVNIPYAIWIWGTFAVAAPAVAPCIAGFSIMACDWRWSTWVVLWGAAPCLIFLLFLPETSGPAILHARAARLRAFSGNDSFRAPSEMDSSRYSLQTIINNALIVPWKINALDPAILFTTIYTALVYAIFYSFFEVFPLVYQQIYHMDLAQMGLVFLAAIIAALLIMPLYFLFIHHAIANPMRNNTFPPPERRLIPALFISPFVPAGMYLFAWTSRADIHWTVPTAGFILIMAGVVTLMQCMFGYMAVAYPHYAASLFAMNDFARSTLAFAAVLWSGPLYARLGVEGGTSLIGGLTVPCVLGIWVLYFVGEKLRKRSRFAG, from the exons ATGACCAATTTCACATCACAGCTTCTCCCCAGTACTACCTTCGGGACGCTGGGTCGCTGGATCTCAGGAGGGCGTCTGTTCCAGTTCCCAGAGGAGAAGCCCGGGTATGTTCTTCCAGAAGGCTATTCATCGGTAAGTGTGTCACGAGAGTCAGTCCGAGAGACGCAGCAAGGAATACCTATCAAGGATGAGCATTCACTCGACACTGAAAGGACCACAGGTATGATGCTTGTAACATGGTCTGATACTGCGGACCCAGCAAATCCACActgctggccatggtgggtTAAGGCGATGGTCTATTTCCAAATCAACTTCTATACCCTCGTCGTGTATATGGCCTCCTCCATTTTCTCTGCCGCTCAACCCGAGTTCGAAGCTATATATGGGTTATCCAAAGCGCAAGGCTCCCTTGGTCTAGGTCTCGTTCTTCTAGGATATGGACTGGGGGCTCTACTACTCAGCCCGCTCTCTGAAATTCCTTCTATCGGCCGAAATCCGCCGTACACGATATCTCTAGCACTGTTCGTTCTCGTCAGTGGCCTTGCAGTGGCAGTCGATAATGCTGCGGGTTTCCTGGTGCTGCGGTTTCTTCAGGGCTTCTTTGGCTCGCCGTGTCTGGCTACCGGTGCAGCTTCACTGACGGATATGACCGAGATGGTCAATATCCCGTATGCAATTTGGATCTGGGGCACATTTGCTGTTGCGGCGCCTGCGGTGGCGCCTTGCATAGCCGGGTTCAGTATCATGGCGTGTGACTGGAGGTGGTCCACGTGGGTGGTTCTTTGGGGTGCAGCCCCGTGTTTGATATTCTTG TTGTTCCTCCCAGAGACATCCGGCCCTGCCATTTTACACGCTCGTGCTGCACGCCTTCGAGCCTTCAGTGGAAATGATTCCTTCAGGGCACCATCCGAgatggacagcagcagataCTCTCTACAGAcaatcatcaacaacgcccTTATAGTCCCGTGGAAGATCAATGCCCTGGACCCAgccatcctcttcaccaCAATATACACAGCCCTCGTCTACGCCATCTTCTACTCCTTCTTCGAGGTCTTCCCTCTCGTCTATCAGCAAATCTACCATATGGATCTCGCCCAGATGGgtctcgtcttcctcgccgcaatCATCGCAGCCCTGCTCATTATGCCGTTatacttcctcttcatccaccacgccatcgccaaccccaTGCGGAACAACACCTTCCCACCCCCAGAACGCCGTCTCATCCCAGCTTTGTTTATCTCCCCCTTCGTCCCAGCCGGAATGTACCTCTTCGCCTGGACCTCCCGGGCCGATATCCACTGGACAGTCCCCACAGCcggcttcatcctcatcatggcCGGCGTGGTCACACTAATGCAGTGTATGTTCGGGTACATGGCCGTCGCGTACCCGCACTACGCGGCGAGCCTGTTTGCTATGAATGACTTTGCGCGCTCGACGCTGGCATTTGCGGCGGTGTTGTGGTCGGGCCCGCTTTATGCGCggttgggggtggagggtgGGACGAGTCTTATCGGGGGGTTGACTGTGCCGTGTGTTTTGGGGATTTGGGTGCTGTATTTTGTTGGGGAgaagctgaggaagaggagccgGTTTGCGGGATAA
- a CDS encoding metallophosphoesterase family protein (COG:S;~EggNog:ENOG410PI6I;~InterPro:IPR004843;~PFAM:PF00149;~antiSMASH:Cluster_3.3;~go_function: GO:0016787 - hydrolase activity [Evidence IEA]), translating to MANNTQTLRFSADGEFKISIFSDLHYGESQASVGPENDAHTSNVMTSILNTEHPQLVVLNGDLITGEATSRSNSSAYMDRIMAPLIDQDVPWASTYGNHESASSLCPRDVFQRESDRRDSLTQSMVSDSGAGYTNYFLPVFPQNSEEVPEVILWFFDTRGGTSCPDAEGSGTRPDWVDQSVIEWFNETHSELVGRYGRTIPSLAFFHIPTYAARAFQDAGLDGRTEPGINDDVPVKQQGYLWDGEEYTGRDIPFMQALLATEGLIASFSGHDHGNDW from the exons ATGGCCAACAACACCCAAACCCTGCGATTTAGTGCAGACGGTGAATTCAAGATCTCAATCTTCTCAGACTTGCACTATGGAGAAT CCCAAGCCTCCGTCGGCCCCGAAAACGACGCCCACACAAGCAACGTCATGACCTCAATCCTGAACACCGAACACCCCCAGCTCGTCGTGCTAAACGGGGACCTGATCACCGGCGAAGCAACCAGCCGGTCCAATTCCAGCGCATACATGGATCGAATTATGGCGCCGCTTATCGACCAGGATGTCCCCTGGGCTTCTACGTATGGAAACCATGAAAGCGCGAGCAGTCTATGTCCGCGGGATGTTTTTCAGAGGGAATCAGATCGTCGGGATAGTCTTACCCAGAGTATGGTTTCGGATTCTGGGGCTGGGTATACGAATTATTTCCTGCCAGTATTTCCGCAGAACTCAGAGGAAGTCCCGGAGGTGATTCTGTGGTTTTTTGATACCAGGGGTGGAACTTCCTGTCCGGATGCAGAGGGATCTGGTACAAGGCCGGATTGGGTTGATCAGTCT GTAATTGAATGGTTCAACGAGACACATTCAGAGCTGGTGGGCAGATACGGAAGGACGATACCGTcactcgccttcttccacaTACCCACATATGCAGCCCGGGCGTTCCAGGATGCCGGTTTAGACGGCCGCACTGAGCCGGGGATTAATGACGATGTGCCAGTCAAGCAACAGGGCTATTTATGGGATGGTGAGGAGTACACGGGGCGAGATATTCCCTTCATGCAGGCATTGCTGGCGACGGAAGGATTGATTGCTTCGTTTAGCGGCCATGACCATGGGAATGATTGGTAA
- a CDS encoding uncharacterized protein (COG:S;~EggNog:ENOG410PT0V;~antiSMASH:Cluster_3.3) encodes MTSRTVSLVSYRSTQSQRAHFGVFVPSADEAVGTLIQVVGAPMVGYVLEFKRNYCPDLTQRANSLFALGQVDSANIVDSGAPSKEFVDTIPNGNIEIPASEVQPPPISENFMAPVNDTTNKRCQEWTMEFVRHLVAKGHIGEEAVHIVQSKRDPWNRLAACWTSLRSIWI; translated from the exons ATGACATCTCGAACCGTATCTCTCGTTTCATACCGCAGCACTCAATCTCAGCGTGCTCACTTCGGTGTCTTCGTCCCCTCGGCTGATGAAGCAGTGGGAACCCTTATCCAGGTTGTTGGTGCGCCCATGGTCGGCTACGTCCTGGAGTTCAAACGCAACTACTGCCCTGATCTCACGCAGAGGGCGAACTCGCTGTTTGCACTTGGTCAGGTTGACTCTGCAAATATTGTTGATTCCGGCGCCCCATCCAAGGAGTTTGTTGATACTATACCCAACGGTAATATTGAGATTCCTGCTAGTGAGGTGCAACCTCCGCCGATTAGTGAGAATTTCATGGCACCTGTTAATGAT ACCACCAACAAGAGATGCCAGGAGTGGACTATGGAGTTTGTTCGCCACCTCGTTGCGAAAGGGCATATCGGGGAAGAGGCCGTTCATATTGTCCAGTCCAAGCGTGACCCCTGGAATCGGCTTGCGGCCTGTTGGACATCGTTAAGGAGCATTTGGATTTGA